The Desulfuromonadales bacterium region TGCAGGTGGTACTCAAGGAGGCTTCGACCTCGGCGGCGGGCCAAACCCTGCCGGCCGTGGCCATCAAATACGGCGCATTCCTCAACACCGTCATCGAATTCCTGATCATCGCCCTGAGCGTCTTCGTAGTCATCAAGTTCATGAACCGGCTGCTGAAGCAGCGCACAGCCGAAGCCGGCTGAGCGTCTCGATTCTGCGGCATTGAGGAACCGTGGACCAATCCAAACATGTCCTGGTCGTCGGCTGCCTGGTCCGCAATGATGCGGGCCAGGTCCTGTTGGTCCGCCACCACAGACGCGGCTGGGAAATTCCCCAGGGGCGGGTCGAAGAAGGCGAAGACCTGCTGGCGGCCGCCCGCCGCGAAGTGCTGGAAGAGACGGGAGTGACGGTGGAAGTGGGACCGCTGGCCGCCGTCTGGTCCAAGCTCACGCCGCCGGCCGCACTGATCCTGAATTTCCTCGCCACCTGGCGGCAAGGCAAGCTCACCAGCAGCGAAGAGTGCCCTGAGCTCGGCTGGTTCACTTCCGAAGAAGCGCTGTTGAAGGTGACCCACCCGGTCAATAGTGACCGCCTGCAGACCCTCCTCGACTTCGACGGCCGCATTCTCTACCGTGCCTACGCGCCAAAACCCTACCAGCTTGAGGTGGAAGCCTATTTAGCTTGATTCGTTTCCTGATGAAATCATCTAGGAATTCCGATCTCAAAGCCGCCACCTGTTTCGATTGCAAATCGTCCGTGCATTCTTGCTTCAAACTGATTCAATGGGGCTGACACCAAACTCCGAAAAATCAGGGTTTGTAGGAATCGTAGGCAACTTGGCCGTCGGGTAGCCGCTAGGAAACCAGGATGACATGTTGGACATTCAGGCAACAGTAAACCGATTCCGGACCCAAGGCCAGTTGGAGTGTTGACAATTAGGCTAATTTTCGACTCTGATTATGAAATAGAGCAGATCGTTACCACTTTTCCGGCTAGATAACCGGCCCACGTGTCAGCAGTGAGAAGGTTCACTGAAAGGCTCGGACCAGGAGCTGGATTTTTACGCAGGAAGTTGACTCATGGAACCGACGATAGATTTCTGGCAGGAGCACAAGATCCGATTACGCCGCTACATCGCCAGAAGAGTGCGCGGGAACGACGCCGTCGACGACATCCTCCAGGATGTGTTTCTCAAGGCCCATACCAGCCTGCATTCAGTCAAAACCCCCGGAAGCGTCACGGCGTGGCTGTTCCGTATCGCGGCAAATGCCATTGCCGACCACTACCGTTCGGAGAAACCCTGGGATGAGCTCCCGGCGGAACTTGCGGCACCCGAGCCGGAACCCGACTATGTTGCAGAATTGGCTCCCTGCCTGCAGCCCCTCATCGCCGATTTGCCGGAGACTTACAAAACCGCCCTGGTCCTCTCGGAGCTGGAGGGAATGCCGCAGAAAGAGGTCGCCAGGCGGCTCGGCATTTCTCTCTCCGGTGCAAAATCCCGCGTTCAACGGGGCCGGGAAAAATTGCGGCAGCGCCTGCTCGACTGCTGCGACATCGAAACCGGACGATCAGGCGTCATCATCGGCTACGAGCGCCGCGACAAAACTTGTGGCGGCAGTTGTGACTGAAATGAAAAAGTTTGCGTCTTTTCTGTCGGCGCGCCGTCTATAGAGGTAAGACGTCACGAGCGTCGCAACCTTGAACGACAGGAGAAATGTATGGAACTTTTAAAAAGCGATGCGATCCGCCAGGCCGTTCGCCAACGTTACGGCCGGTTGGCCGAGGGCGACGGAGTCGGCTGCGGTTGTGGTCCGGCATGCTGCGACATCCTCGCCGCTGACGCGCAGGCATTGTCCCAGAAACTTGGCTATACCGCCGAGGATGTCGACATGGTGCCCCAGGGAGCCAACCTGGGGTTGGGTTGCGGCAATCCCCAGGCGATCGCCGCGCTGAAACCGGGAGAGGTTGTTCTCGATCTTGGCAGCGGCGGCGGATTCGATTGTCTCCTGGCGGCACGGCAGGTGGGCGATGCGGGCCTAGTCATTGGTGTCGACATGACTCCCGAGATGATTGCCAAGGCACGCGCCAATGCAGAAAAAGGCGGTTACCGGAACGTCGAATTTCGCCTTGGCGAGATTGAACATCTGCCAGTGGCGGACGGGACGGTGGATGTCATCATCTCGAACTGCGTCATCAATCTGTCTCCAGACAAGGCTCATGTTTTCGCCGATGCGTATCGGGTCCTGAAGCCCGGGGGACGCCTGGCCATTTCAGATGTCGTTGCCCTCGCCGAGTTGCCGGAGCAGATCCGTCGAGACATGGCACTTTATACGGGCTGCATGGCCGGAGCTTCCCTGGTGTCGGAGATCGAAACAATGCTGAGGGCGAGCGGGTTCACCAGGATTCGCGTTGCCACCAATGATGAGAGCAGTGCATTTATCCGCGATTGGGCGCCGGGGACCGATGTCGCGGACTATCTGGCATCGGCCACCATTGAGGCTATCAAACCCGCAATCTAATGCCATGCCGGCGCCACTGAACTGCAGCACTGAGCGTTGCAGCCGTTGGCGCCGATTGTTCACAACACAGAATCTGACAAACAGATTCCTTTACATGAGCCGCGACCGGCAGGGGCAGTTAGATTGCCTGAACTTTCTTTACCAACTACGACATCATTTCAGAAGCCATTCCGACCGCTGGTAGGGATGGCTTTTTTCGTAATGCAGAGAATTTAAGAAACAGCCCTCGCCAAGCTGCAAACGCCGGCCGATTTCATTGATGCAGCTTATGAGACTATTACGCCGGGCATGAAAATGGATTGCAGAATGGCGATCGGTCGATGACAAACCAGACTGGGCGAAGTGCAACAGTGAGGAAAGAATACTGAATCGCTCAGGCTATATAAGGGCGACCAAGAATAAAAAACCCCAAGCGAAAGACTACCGCCGATGTTCCTCAAGAAGTCGGCGAATGGTATCGGCAAAACCCTGCTGCTCGGGAAAAGAGATGGCGCTCACCGGGCAGAGCCGGCCGCAGGTACTGCACTCGACGACGCAGTTGAATGGGCTGCGCACCCGGGCTTTATGCTCCTGCTCGTCGAATTCAAGCACTCCGTTCTTGCAGAACTCAACGCAGGTGCGGCAGCCGATGCACATATCCGCGTCAATGGTCGGATACCAGGGGATTTT contains the following coding sequences:
- a CDS encoding MscL family protein; translation: QVVLKEASTSAAGQTLPAVAIKYGAFLNTVIEFLIIALSVFVVIKFMNRLLKQRTAEAG
- a CDS encoding NUDIX hydrolase; protein product: MDQSKHVLVVGCLVRNDAGQVLLVRHHRRGWEIPQGRVEEGEDLLAAARREVLEETGVTVEVGPLAAVWSKLTPPAALILNFLATWRQGKLTSSEECPELGWFTSEEALLKVTHPVNSDRLQTLLDFDGRILYRAYAPKPYQLEVEAYLA
- the sigZ gene encoding RNA polymerase sigma factor SigZ, which gives rise to MEPTIDFWQEHKIRLRRYIARRVRGNDAVDDILQDVFLKAHTSLHSVKTPGSVTAWLFRIAANAIADHYRSEKPWDELPAELAAPEPEPDYVAELAPCLQPLIADLPETYKTALVLSELEGMPQKEVARRLGISLSGAKSRVQRGREKLRQRLLDCCDIETGRSGVIIGYERRDKTCGGSCD
- a CDS encoding arsenite methyltransferase yields the protein MELLKSDAIRQAVRQRYGRLAEGDGVGCGCGPACCDILAADAQALSQKLGYTAEDVDMVPQGANLGLGCGNPQAIAALKPGEVVLDLGSGGGFDCLLAARQVGDAGLVIGVDMTPEMIAKARANAEKGGYRNVEFRLGEIEHLPVADGTVDVIISNCVINLSPDKAHVFADAYRVLKPGGRLAISDVVALAELPEQIRRDMALYTGCMAGASLVSEIETMLRASGFTRIRVATNDESSAFIRDWAPGTDVADYLASATIEAIKPAI
- a CDS encoding ferredoxin family protein, with translation MSDWRNIPREKIPWYPTIDADMCIGCRTCVEFCKNGVLEFDEQEHKARVRSPFNCVVECSTCGRLCPVSAISFPEQQGFADTIRRLLEEHRR